The Flavobacteriales bacterium genome segment CTATTTTTTGGAACAATGCCTCTTGACCTGAACCTGAACATGCGATCAGATGGACTAAAAGTATAAGGGATAGTAGACGGATCATGTCTGAGTTATTTCTTCAAATGTGTCTCAGATCATGTGCATTTACAAGTACTTAGGACTACACGTCAGCTTCCTGACCACCAATGGTCTGTCAACAGATACCGATACCGTTGATATCCGATTTCCGGTCGTTCGTACACGAGAATTTCCCGACTCTGATCCTGGACCTATATTGCAGTATGAACCGTTGGGGCGTACATCTCATATTCTGGACGGTCTATGCGCTGATACGCATAGCGGCCCTCGGACTCTACAACATGGAATTCCATGATGTAAGCCTCATGGTCCTCTTCGAGATGCCCATCGCTATGGCCTTGACCTATTATCTCTCCTATCGCATCATCGCTCCCTTGCTACAAGAGCAGCGATGGCGACTCATCGTTCCCGCAGTATTGGCATTGGGTGCTGCGCTATTGATGCGCAGGATACTGATGCAGGAACTACTCTATCCTTGGTTGTATGCTGAAGAATACACATTCGAATTCTTGGATGTCTATCGTTTTGCGGGATACTTCTTGGAATATATAGGGATCATCGGGCTCTTCAATGCCTTCAGATTCTATCGGGACTGGAAGAAAGAGAAACTACGTGCAAGCAGACTCCGAGAGGAGAAAGCGGATGCACAACTACAAATGCTGAGAGCCCAGGTCAATCCACATTTCCTCTTCAATACCCTGAATTCCATTTATCATGAATCGCTCAAAGG includes the following:
- a CDS encoding histidine kinase, which codes for MNRWGVHLIFWTVYALIRIAALGLYNMEFHDVSLMVLFEMPIAMALTYYLSYRIIAPLLQEQRWRLIVPAVLALGAALLMRRILMQELLYPWLYAEEYTFEFLDVYRFAGYFLEYIGIIGLFNAFRFYRDWKKEKLRASRLREEKADAQLQMLRAQVNPHFLFNTLNSIYHESLKGSEKTPEMIIELSDLLRFVLEDCSKEFIPLSREVELIQNYIRIEQGRHGEHLKCNAQFQLEKESMVPPMLIFSLIENAFKHGVNGSDKEVNIDIDIRSKAQAVEVEVKNPLHAHVKEVEKHSLGIGLKNTLKQLELIYPDGFTYRDHEVDGEHVAYMRMPTGPTM